The Microbulbifer hydrolyticus genome has a segment encoding these proteins:
- the rrtA gene encoding rhombosortase: MVSKGRSRALMGSLGGPVVLLLLCTALQWLQGIYPDAFLYDRAALASGQYWRLLTGQLVHTNAAHLMLNAAAVVALWFVFGRIALLGERHPVAAYLGLAAGLSLLISAGLWLWFPEMEYYYGLSGVLHGLFCFGALSDLYQRRWSGALLLLGCFAKVAWELTAGPSAATAELIEAEVAVSSHLLGSLFGTLLGGLLWFSKSRPARAE, encoded by the coding sequence ATGGTCAGTAAAGGGCGCAGTCGGGCATTGATGGGCAGTCTGGGGGGACCGGTAGTTCTGCTGCTGTTGTGCACCGCATTGCAATGGTTGCAGGGCATTTACCCGGACGCTTTCCTGTACGATCGCGCCGCGCTGGCCAGTGGCCAGTACTGGCGGCTACTCACCGGACAGCTGGTGCATACGAATGCAGCGCACCTGATGTTGAATGCTGCAGCGGTAGTGGCGCTTTGGTTTGTATTTGGGCGGATTGCGTTGCTGGGTGAGCGACACCCGGTGGCGGCTTACCTTGGTCTGGCCGCGGGATTGTCCCTGTTGATCAGCGCCGGACTGTGGCTCTGGTTCCCGGAAATGGAGTATTACTATGGTCTCTCGGGTGTGTTGCATGGCCTTTTCTGCTTCGGCGCACTGAGTGACTTGTACCAGCGTCGCTGGTCCGGTGCGCTGCTACTGCTGGGTTGTTTCGCAAAGGTGGCCTGGGAGCTCACCGCCGGTCCCAGTGCCGCTACTGCAGAGTTGATTGAGGCTGAAGTCGCCGTATCCAGTCATCTTCTTGGGAGCCTGTTCGGCACATTGCTTGGCGGCCTTTTGTGGTTCTCGAAATCCCGCCCAGCCCGCGCCGAATGA